One Rattus rattus isolate New Zealand chromosome 12, Rrattus_CSIRO_v1, whole genome shotgun sequence genomic window carries:
- the Reep4 gene encoding receptor expression-enhancing protein 4, translating to MVSWMICRLVVLIFGMLYPAYASYKAVKSKNIREYVRWMMYWIVFAIFMAAETFTDIFISWFPFYYEIKMAFVLWLLSPYTKGASLLYRKFVHPSLSRHEKEIDACIVQAKERSYETMLSFGKRSLNMAASAAVQAATKSQGALAGRLRSFSMQDLRSIPDTSAPTYQDPLYLEDQAPRRRPPIGYRPGGLQDSDTEDECWSDNEIAPQPPVRPREKPLSRSQSLRVVKRKPLVREGTSRSLKVRTRKKTIPSDLDS from the exons ATGGTGTCTTGGATGATCTGTCGCCTGGTGGT GCTAATATTTGGCATGCTGTATCCTGCATATGCGTCCTACAAGGCTGTGAAGAGCAAGAACATCCGAGAATAT GTCCGGTGGATGATGTATTGGATTGTCTTTGCGATCTTCATGGCAGCGGAAACCTTCACGGACATCTTCATCTCCTG GTTCCCGTTTTATTATGAGATCAAGATGGCCTTCGTGCTGTGGCTGCTGTCACCTTACACCAAGggggccagcctgctttacagaaAGTTTGTCCACCCGTCCCTATCCCGCCACGAGAAG GAGATCGACGCATGCATTGTGCAGGCAAAGGAGCGCAGCTACGAAACCATGCTCAGTTTCGGGAAGCGGAGCCTCAACATGGCTGCCTCGGCCGCTGTGCAGGCTGCTACCAAG AGTCAAGGTGCCCTAGCTGGAAGGCTGAGGAGCTTCTCTATGCAAGACCTGCGCTCTATCCCTGACACCTCTGCCCCCACCTACCAAGATCCCCTCTACCTGGAAGACCAGGCACCCCGGCGGAGACCCCCTATCG GATACCGGCCAGGCGGCCTGCAAGACAGTGACACAGAGGACGAGTGTTGGTCAGACAATGAGATAGCCCCCCAGCCACCTGTTCGGCCCCGAGAGAAGCCTCTGAGTCGCAGCCAGAGCCTCCGTGTGGTCAAGAGGAAGCCATTAGTTCGAGAG GGCACCTCACGCTCCTTGAAGGTCCGAACCCGGAAAAAGACCATTCCCTCTGACCTGGACAGCTAG